One window of the Gymnogyps californianus isolate 813 chromosome 13, ASM1813914v2, whole genome shotgun sequence genome contains the following:
- the IPPK gene encoding inositol-pentakisphosphate 2-kinase isoform X4, translating to MKQFFGENYVHHGEIIQLPLDFVRQLCLKIQPERPESRCDKDMDTLSGYAMCLPNLTRLQTYRFVEHRPILCIEIKPKCGFIPFSSHVSQDIKHKVCRYCMHQHLKVANGKWKRPSKYCPLDLFSGNKQRMHFALKSLLQEAQNNLKIFKNGELIYGCKDDQDCVSDWNELARHLKPFFFPSNGLVSGPHCTRTIVKELIHVITMTLLSSTDACRAGDMKTVPISQGRSYCEASAFNKELVRNGKHKLESSGLPRGCLLYKTLQAQMLDMLDIEGLYPLYSRVEQYLEEFPEERSTLQIDGPYNEAFYEKLLDLSTEDDGTVAFALTKVQQYRIAMTAKDCSIMIALSPCLQDECSEQRPVVLTSKSRFTFSVSVLDLDLKPYESIPHQYKLDGKIVNYYLKNVQAKDDPVMSSLFKENEDCTLVLHKV from the exons gaaattaTTCAACTGCCTTTAGACTTCGTAAGAcagctctgtttaaaaattcagccAGAGAGGCCAG agTCTCGCTGTGATAAAGATATGGACACTCTTAGTGGTTACGCAATGTGCCTTCCTAATCTGACCAGGCTGCAGACCTATCGCTTTGTGGAACACCGGCCAATCCTCTGCATAGAGATTAAG ccGAAGTGTGGCTTCATTCCTTTTTCCAGCCATGTTTCACAGGACATAAAGCACAAGGTGTGTCGTTACTGTATGCATCAGCATctaaag GTAGCGAACGGAAAATGGAAGCGCCCAAGTAAATATTGCCCATTGGATCTCTTCTCAGG aaataAACAGAGAATGCACTTTGCTTTGAAGAGCTTATTACAGGAGGCACAGAacaacttgaaaatatttaag AATGGGGAACTAATTTATGGCTGTAAAGATGACCAGGACTGTGTCTCTGACTGGAACGAACTTGCTCGTCActtaaaacctttcttttttccttccaatgGGTTGGTCAGTGGGCCACACTGTACAAGGACAATTGTTAAAGAACTAATCCATGTTATAACTATGACGCTACTAAGTAGTACTGATGCCTGCAGGGCAGGTGATATGAAGACAGTTCCCATTTCACAAGGAAGAAGCTACTGTGAAGCAAGTGCTTTTAATAAGGAGCTAGTAAGAAATg gTAAACATAAGTTGGAAAGCTCTGGCTTACCGAGGGGTTGTCTCCTTTATAAAACCCTTCAGGCTCAGATGCTGGACATGCTGGATATTGAAGGACTCTATCCTTTGTACAGTAGAGTTGAACAGTACTTAGAGGAATTTCCTGAAGAGAG aagTACATTACAGATAGATGGACCTTACAATGAAGCATTTTATGAGAAGCTGCTAGATCTTTCAACTGAAGATGATGGGACAGTAGCATTTGCGTTAACAAAG GTGCAGCAGTACAGAATAGCAATGACTGCGAAAGACTGCTCCATCATGATTGCCCTTTCACCCTGTCTACAAGATGAATG ctctgaGCAAAGACCTGTGGTACTAACATCCAAATCAAGATTcaccttctctgtttctgtcctGGACCTCGATCTAAAACCATATGAAAGCATTCCTCACCAGTACAAACTTGATGGCAAGATAGTAAACTATTATTTGAAGAATGTACAGGCCAAAGATGACCCAGTTATGTCCAGTCTCTTCAAGGAGAATGAAGACTGCACATTAGTTCTCCATAAAGTGTAA